The genomic stretch ATTACTTGAGATATAATTCTTCAATATGTTCCTCGCCTTTCTCTCTATAATTGGCATTTTAATAATGCATGGTATCATGTTAAATGCTTTGATTATTAGGTTGCAGAGCCATTAAGAGCAATGGTAATGGGAGCTCCATTGGAGGATGCTCGACATCTTGCACAACGTTATGATAGAATGCGACAAGAAGCTGAAGCTCAGGTATTCATAAATTTGGTTCTTGCTAGGGTTTTGGTTGTTAGAAGTTTTTGAGATATTGACTTGTTAAATGTACATGAACAGTTAATATTCCTCTTACACGTTTGTAATTACACTTTGTGTTGAACTTAGACAGGCTATTGAAGTTTCAAAACGCCAAGCAAAAGTGAGGGAAACAGTAGGcaatattgagaatattacgAAACTGGAAGCTGCTGAAGCAAAGCTACAAGATCTGAAGTCAAACATGGCAATATTAGGGAAGGAGGCGGCTGCCGCAATGGCTGCTGTTGAAGCTCAACAACAGAGGCTAACTCTCCAGCGACTTATTACTATGGTAGTGTAATTTCCCTCcgattctattattattattggttcaaTCGGTATAATTTTGCACTAAATATTTCAGTTAATCAGATTTGAAACTTTgcctgcttttttttttttcctgcattgTGAAGGTTGAAGCAGAACGTACTTATCAGAGAGTCCTTCAGATACTTGATCAGCTTGAAGGCGAGGTATGCAATCATGTCACCATGTTCTTAACCATTGCGACTTTTCACTACTGCAGTTGAATTTATGGTAAAACGAATTCAGTTGTTTTTTGTATCAATTTGCGATTTTTTACTGTCTAACTGTTTTTATTGATAGATGGTTTCTGAACGACAACGGATTGAAGCGCCTCCTAGTCCTAGTATGGATAACACTATGCCTCCACCTCCATCATATGAAGAAGTTAATGGCATATATGCTTCTCAAACAAATAATGGATCAACAGACTCCATGGGCTACTTTTTAGGGGAGGTTAGCAATTTTGTATATCTTGTTCTTACCCATGGCTTTGACTCATGAATGGCCACCATAGTTATTAAACCTGGCCCAGGCATTGATCTCGTAAAGTGATTGGCTCGTTGGGGTGGAAAAATATgtctatttgattcattataaGTGTTTACAATTGTGTGCATATATGCATTTTATGATTTGTTTGCATTTAATATGGTAATTTAtagaaatttttgaaaatatactAATTTCTAGATATAAGTTACTTATCTAAGTAAAATCCAAAAGTTTCATTTGAAAAGTTCCCAGAAATTGAAATCGAATTGAGCATATGCGTttgtataattatttatttcatgcTACATATAGTTTTGGAAATATGAGTAATGCTTAGTTAAGTATAGAAGATGCTAAATGAATACACGTGCTATCATGGCCCCATGGATATTGGTTTGGTTGTTTAATTCATGGTGTTTGcgtcttttatttttgtaagtctagcatttttcttagtTTAATGACATGGATAGTTGCTGTTTAATTTTTCCTTCTGTTGTGTGTTGATATGCCATTCTCTTGCAGGTCGTGCATCCGTATCAAGCTGAATCTGATGTGGAGCTCAATCTGTCAATTGGTGACTATGTTGTTGTCCGAAAGGTTTACAACTTGCTTGACTTAAACATCtttatgataaaaaattaaattaattctGATTAGAACTGAGTTGGTGAATGCAAACCTGGTTGCAACCCATCTGGGTTTTGGACCAGTCCAATAACATGGTCATAAATGAATATATTTATTGAAATAATTTAAGTTTAGCATTGTATTTTGAAAGGATTAGtgctaattttgttttgaacaaCTATAAATTAGAATATAGTTTGTTAATCACAGTTTTTGCATAAGTTATTGTCTGATTGCTAGTTTTTAATGTGTGCTTGATCCTGTCCAAGCATAATTATCATGTTCTGTGTTCTTGACAGGTGTCAAACAATGGGTGGGCTGAGGGTGAATGCAAAGGGAAAGCCGGTTGGTTTCCATTTGGATACGTTGAAAGAAGGGAACGTGTTCTTGCAAGCAAGGTGGCTGAAGTGTTTTGAACGTTTCTGTTCTGTTGGCTTCCTCGCCAAAGGATTTTGTTCGTGTGTATCTTTTGCTCCAGCCTTCAAGCCTCCAAGGTGGATCTTTGTGTTCTTGCAAATAGAAGATCGCCCATTGTTACCTACTTCGATGTGAAATAGATGTTGACTTTCCCCCCTTTATTCGATTTATCGATATAAGCATTTctttctactctttttttttttttttcttttccttttagttCAAAGGTGTCCCCTGTTTGTTGATACTTTTTGATGATGAGTGAAGTAATCTTTTCATTCAATGTTTTGTTTTCTACTTCAACCTTCTCCATAAGTCATTCTAGCACACATAGGAAGTCATCTTCTTCACTAGagcatttttgaatttttcttacTACATTCCTTCCAGATATCCATGGAAGATTGGCACCTCCACAAAATATGGTTGACAATCTACACTTCCATAAATAACTATGCAAATGTGCATTTGGCATCATCCTTGTCCTTAAATAGGCAACCCTCCCACGGGTACTATACTTGGATGTCCAAATTTTATTTGCATGTAGACTGCACCGATTGATCGTTGGGGTCGATCGTTCTTCGTAAATTCTTCACCGAAGTCCAAAAATGGAGTCCATGAAGAATGGACTTCTACTCGGGTGTTCATTCCCTTCTTTGGGTTTCTCCATTCCTGAACCTTCTGTTAATGAAGTCAGTTGGTTCAATATCTCCTCTAACATATGAGTCCAAACCACACACACTAACAATGGAATCTCACCATTGCTCAATGACAAGTCGCATCTCAATTTTGCTGGGAAAATAATAATCACCTGATAGATTTCCACTTTTGATTACGTCAGTCCCATATACTACCAACTTTTTGATTAGATAAACACAAAGATAGATAAGATTAAGAGATAAACGACTGGTTACTTGAAAATGTTGCAACACAGTAGGATTATGAGGCAAATAACATAACCAACATACGATGGTTGTAGGTAGTTGGTAGTAAACTCTGTTAACACTCTTAATAACAACCCAGAATACAGAATACATTTTTAGACATGTTTGTATTCAATAAggtagtctttttttttttttttcctattcaaaatGGGGAAGGGAGAAAGGAGAGATTACAATGCTAACCATAAAAGAGCTGAGaattggtcaaataaatgaccgAGCCCATTGGGAGAACTGGGGCCGCCATAAAAGACGATAATCGTAGACAAAGTTTCGTAAACAATACAATCTACGGAACAACAGGAGATGGGAAGGGGCTACTATATTTCAACATGGTGTTTGGTAGTAGCAATAGCATGATGTACCCCAAAATCCACCGAGGCATTCTCCGCTAAACGCGTACTCCCAATTCCTGCATTGTTTGGCACATCTATTCGACAAAAATAATGGACAAATCCCTGACCATGTTTTGCTTCTACGTTGACAATGTGAAGACTTTGCAGCTGCCATCTCTGCATCATGCAAATAAAAACATATAcaagttataattttttagaattttttacaATACAAAGATTCTGACATAATAAAGTTGCATAAACTTCATACTAAAACATTCTCTGCAAACAATATGAGAATTATGTGATGTTTGACCATATCTTAAGGTCGAATGATTATGTCTGAATATTGTTGGGGGATAAAATCCCCCTAAGGCCACACTCATTCTACCTCTATATGAAAGATAATCAAGCTgtcaaaggaaaaataaatcaGAATCTTCTCCTTAGGTAAAGGGGACTCTGGAGTTTGGGTCTCCCAAAAAGCTCTAATTTGCTCTCTGATTTGAGATTTCACTTCAAATATCATGCTAACTAAAGCATTGGAGTATCTTTAGTCCTCCCACGATTTCTCTATTTTGCAAGTTGCCCATCGTTGATCAGGCCGTCTAGAAAAATGCAtcaacaaatataaataataatgaatGTTTATAAGTACTACTCACTCATTTTGGTGGAGAGGATGAAGATTAAAAAGATGGTTAACAAGTAAATAGATTTGGAAGTCTTAACCATGCTTAATTAGCTGGATAGTGTTTTATAGCATAATAAGATGCTTAGACAAAAGCTGTTGCTTTGAGCAGTACTACATAATATATCAAAGCATGCATGTTTAACCATTAATGGATATAATTAATGAAGTGTTTTAGCCAATTAAATCTCACCCAAACAGTGATTATTCCTCCTCATGTGTGATCTTCCAATCAAAAAACAAACTGCTTTTAACCAATAATATATCAAAGTGTCTGGATCGATCTGAGTCATGACAAAAAGTTTGGAGCTATATTCATGCCAAACAAAAGCCTAGATCACTATAGTACTATTGTATTCCACCACGTAAGTGTTTGTTCTATTTccatctctgttttttttttggatagatTAATCTTTGCAGTAGTTCGGCTTCTAAACCAACAAAGAGGTACCTGGCTCTTTGTTCTTGTGACGCACTaacatttacatttttttttttgtttggatgtgGAGTAAATAATTATTGCCTAAACAAATTGAAAGTAGAAGTGTTGGTATTGGACTtagcctttttgttttttaatttttggattggCCTTTTCATATATCTATTTTCGTGAAGTTGGGAACAACTAGCTAGCAGGTGGGGCAATAAACTAGAACATTTTCTCTCATTAATTTTATTGTCTGCTTCATATTAGcttaattaatttcataaaattagagaaaaactaTATTTGAAATCCACGtataaattgttatttaagGAAATGTAGTAATATGTATCTTTGGTCCCTGAAATGAGGCctaggtttgatttttattgctCAAATTTAAAAGGTTGTAATTTCATCCCTAGAAGATTTAATAGAAGTGTTGTCTTTTTGATGAATTCAATTATACACAtaacaaacatatattttttttaaaaaaagaaaagtttcagAATTATATTTAACTCAAGAAGAGAAATATTGCTCAACAAATACAACACTTTGAATAAAACAGGAAATTCCTTTGTCCACACTCGCTCTAGAGATTGGTGGAAGCTGCTTTTCTTTGCTAAACAATGAGCTGCTTCTATCGTGCAGCCGTGCCCCTACAAACTATGACCGAAAACCATTCAACATAGTTTTCATATTTCAATCAATTAGCCGTATCGACTACAACAATAGCTTTCTTGCTGTAAAGCATGCACAATTGTTTAATTTGAGGGATCAAATCGAACCTAAAGTGGACTCTTTATAATTGTTTACTGGccactttcctttctttctacTCCCACTGCAATCCTCTACATAAAGAAAATCTCTCTCCTTCATATCTAAGCTTCTTTCTCAAGCTTCCTATACTATCTcttaatttctctttctctatgaAGAGTGGGACACTTGAGAAACTTGCAAACTCTAATTGGAAGAGAAAATGgcaatttcttccttttcttccaaggcTTTTTTTGCTCTAATCTTTGCTATTTTTTTGGCTGAGTATCCGACTCCTGGTAAATTTTCTCTTCACTGTGCACAGGTTTTGATGGGTTCATTTGCATTTGcacacgtatatatatatatatagttctaatctcttttttctctttttcttttcccttcattTGTTTATGTGATAATATACAGTACTCGCAGGACAACTTATCCCTAGCAAAACTTGGCATGGAAGATATTGGTCCAAAGGAAACTGTAATCTGCATTGCAGAAACGAGGAGCATGCAATATTTGGAGCATGTAAAGGGCTTTGGCATAGAAAGTGCTACTGCTATCACCTTATCAGAGATCTGCCCGTGTACATGACAATGAAAAACGCATCTATGCCACATAGGCTTTGAGAAATTGGAGCCATGCCACATAGGCTTTGGAGAATAGAGGATATTCTTGCTCTCATCCACTCTATCCTTACTTCTCACCGGCGAATCTCCTCCATCATTTCGGATACTTTTATCTCTTCTCTCAACCTCTTCTTCTGAGAAGTTAGAAAAATTAACCAAGTTTATGAGATAgagcatgtgagaagcataGTAGACCTATTTGTAAAAAGCAAAGATTTCGCAGGCTAACAACAATAATTTAAGTTACTTTAAGCAAAAGCAAGCAAGTAATGCTTCCTTTACAAAGTGAAAATTCTTGTTTGTTGTTTTCTCCCTAGTTCTACTATAAAAGAGCACCGACCCCTTTGAAGAAGGATCATTGAATGTACGAGAATGAGTGTGAGAACGTCTATCGTTATAGGAgtgtttcttttcttgaatgTCTTTTTTCCATTTGTGTAATTAAGTACAAGTTTTCTCTTCTGAGTGAGAAATTacaataaccattttttttttcttctaattaaaaagggCAAATAAGGGAGACCAATTACAGTTATTCTACTGCCATAATAGCACTTATCCATAGGAGGggcaaaaatgataaaaaacaCACGTGTTCCTTTTAAGTCCGACATTTTTGCCATGTTGATTCTGTTAAACATTGGAAGGCCTATGAACCACTTACCGTTTacttaattaacaatatattatgTGAGAACAATCAATTAATATCACATAGCTCTCGTTTAACAAGTAATATGCCACCTGTACGTGCATTACTTTTCATATAAAAGGGTACAAATCTCTATTTGGTTGTTAGGACATAAAGATGTGACGGTTGGAATGAGAAAATTCTAATTTAGGTGAACCCACATGGTAGGGTGCAGTGAACGACTAAAATTTCTTATTTTGCTTCAGAAACCTGAAACCTTCACTATAATAGTTTAATCTAAAATTtgattctgaaaaaaaaaaaaatactaaacagTAGTTCATTTGATGTGTTAACAAGTCCAGAATTGCAACGGCTCATTTTTGTTCTCTACAGTGCCTGCTCTATAACAATCATTTGTTTTACCCGCAACGGATTCTTCCAAGAGTTTCTTTGCAATTTGCACCGCCTTATGCAGCCCTGAAATAGGCCCGACTTACTTATGGTTCTTTTGGGATCATTGGTAATCACCATTGCCTGCTGTTTGGTCCTTTTAGACTGGATCCAAAATTTGTTCTTGTATTTACACTCTTTTTTACCATTTGGGCTCTTATGTTGGGGTGTCCTCTccttttgtgtttatttctatgctgttttaatttgttttgggtttattgttggggagcccaccccATTTTCAGTTTTAGAATCTCTCACTTCTTCTTTCGTTAGGATTAGAAGTGGAAAAGatccctccaaaaaaaaaaaaaaa from Corylus avellana chromosome ca1, CavTom2PMs-1.0 encodes the following:
- the LOC132164802 gene encoding SH3 domain-containing protein 2 produces the protein MDAIRKQATKLREQVARQQQAVLKQFGAGGYGGSDNLVTDEAELHQHQKLEKLYISTRAGKHYQRDIVRGVEGYIVTGSKQVEIGTKLSEDSRKYGAENTCTSGSTLSRAALNYGRARAHMEKERGNLLKALGTQVAEPLRAMVMGAPLEDARHLAQRYDRMRQEAEAQAIEVSKRQAKVRETVGNIENITKLEAAEAKLQDLKSNMAILGKEAAAAMAAVEAQQQRLTLQRLITMVEAERTYQRVLQILDQLEGEMVSERQRIEAPPSPSMDNTMPPPPSYEEVNGIYASQTNNGSTDSMGYFLGEVVHPYQAESDVELNLSIGDYVVVRKVSNNGWAEGECKGKAGWFPFGYVERRERVLASKVAEVF